A genomic stretch from Erigeron canadensis isolate Cc75 chromosome 9, C_canadensis_v1, whole genome shotgun sequence includes:
- the LOC122581785 gene encoding uncharacterized protein LOC122581785 gives MEHNKKEEVSSVYCDQIPRLSANYPWFVVQDMDDNMDVHIFSTLQNPLYKYQCRIPDLIGRRIWRCFHGWLILSNHPHNNVWSLYNPSTSNVISLPPLILKDGDYQSISECCLSAPLDDPNSVFLLTRVNKPTFVFCQISRRIKKSLRKKPRWTEMSYSNQLKKFTLDGELLYSLTCCNGKVYALNSDSVMSEVFIQVDIVVKDSEVLIKLLFFGTNPSLSFFRCKHWIHFLKGSGSELFYIAVGFLDENKKTPDDVLLFRLDLTRINWEEMEGLKYWDMTGLTYDDLDNFGIDDFQYLQIAKSMWDKVQDLKVANFFVNLGRDNSISYSPAIASEFGGFVHIRDKIDNVIYSYNVNNQTIILCPLSSPLLPTSHMMLWECSLQGDNEEAKSIVDIKKEEDAIAVKSVTDDPIGIDDSGLLCVPLDILAALMEFCVGVEYMTFRATCKRCHLAAPVRQWSDKTALSRLQNYSLLSPWLMAMQMLGDEYYMKNSQISVNNETIYCSRFGWLVFEISDLHIAFFNPFTNDLRELPNLRFRFESLCFSAPPTSPDCMVVGFNTIITWSVFIHFVAREPTWRKFHLGPDPLSLCFPTLFGRGLYALSTNRDLVIFNNVGEEDIAWKIFEAKAPTSSCRSPVQYYLVKCAEHLLLVIVGGIGEPIEIFKPNDSTQEWEKVDGIGKHMIYICDTTCLCIEAKTREMENKIYLPKLSSTNGKIVFYSLETCTFHTFNGNNVQEEVRGVSNVAHLSAHAWVEPSWLC, from the exons ATGGAGCATAATAAGAAGGAGGAGGTTTCTAGTGTATATTGTGACCAGATCCCTCGTTTATCTGCAAATTATCCATGGTTTGTTGTTCAGGACATGGATGATAACATGGATGTCCACATTTTCTCCACATTACAAAACCcattatataaatatcaatgtcgAATCCCTGACCTGATCGGGAGGCGTATTTGGAGATGTTTCCATGGCTGGTTGATTCTCTCCAACCATCCTCACAACAATGTGTGGTCTTTGTATAACCCATCCACTTCTAATGTCATATCCCTGCCTCCCCTGATTCTGAAAGATGGAGATTATCAATCTATCAGCGAATGCTGTTTGTCAGCCCCACTTGATGATCCCAATTCAGTTTTCTTGTTAACGAGAGTCAATAAGCCTACCTTTGTTTTCTGTCAGATATCACGTAGAATAAAGAAAAGCCTAAGAAAGAAGCCAAGGTGGACTGAGATGTCATACTCTAATCAACTTAAGAAATTCACATTGGATGGTGAATTACTGTATAGCCTGACCTGTTGCAATGGTAAAGTATATGCCTTAAATAGCGACTCTGTTATGTCTGAGGTTTTCATACAGGTTGATATTGTAGTTAAGGATAGTGAAGTTTTGATAAAGCTACTGTTCTTTGGAACAAATCcgtctctttctttctttcgatGTAAACACTGGATTCATTTCCTGAAAGGATCCGGTTCGGAATTATTTTACATCGCAGTAGGTTTTCTTGacgaaaataaaaaaacacccGATGATGTGCTTTTGTTTAGATTGGACCTGACTAGAATAAACTGGGAAGAGATGGAAGGTCTCAAATATTGGGACATGACTGGTTTGACATATGATGACTTGGATAATTTTGGAATAGACGACTTCCAATACTTGCAAATTGCTAAATCAATGTGGGATAAAGTGCAAGATCTTAAAGTCGCCAATTTTTTTGTGAATCTTGGTCGTGATAACTCAATATCTTACAGCCCTGCAATTGCCTCAGAGTTTGGGGGTTTTGTACACATTCGTGACAAAATTGACAACGTAATTTATTCGTACAATGTCAACAATCAGACCATCATCTTATGTCCTTTATCTTCTCCATTGCTCCCAACAAGCCATATGATGTTATGGGAATgcag TTTACAAGGTGATAACGAAGAAGCCAAATCCATAGTTGATATTAAAAAAGAAGAGGATGCAATAGCAGTAAAATCAGTTACAGATGACCCCATTGGTATTGATGATTCAGGCCTTCTTTGTGTCCCACTTGATATTTTGGCAGCGCTTATGGAGTTTTGTGTTGGTGTGGAATACATGACCTTCCGTGCTACATGCAAACGTTGTCATCTTGCAGCACCTGTAAGACAATGGAGTGACAAAACAGCATTAAGTAGACTGCAAAATTATTCTTTATTGTCACCGTGGCTGATGGCTATGCAA ATGTTGGGGGATGAGTACTATATGAAGAATTCACAGATATCGGTAAATAATGAGACAATTTATTGTTCCAGGTTTGGTTGGTTGGTGTTTGAAATAAGTGACTTACACATAGCGTTCTTTAACCCTTTCACAAATGATCTCCGTGAGCTTCCAAATCTGCGTTTTCGTTTTGAAAGCTTATGTTTCTCAGCCCCGCCTACTTCTCCTGATTGTATGGTGGTTGGATTTAATACTATTATCACATGGAGCGTTTTCATTCATTTCGTAGCTCGGGAACCAACCTGGCGTAAGTTCCATTTAGGCCCTGATCCACTGTCTCTTTGTTTTCCAACATTATTTGGCCGGGGTCTTTATGCCTTATCAACCAACAGAGATcttgttatttttaataatgtgGGCGAAGAAGATATTGCTTGGAAAATTTTCGAAGCCAAAGCACCGACAAGTTCTTGCAGATCTCCAGTACAATATTACTTGGTAAAATGTGCTGAACATCTATTACTAGTCATTGTGGGTGGGATTGGAGAACCCATTGAGATATTCAAACCTAACGACTCTACACAAGAATGGGAAAAGGTAGATGGTATAGGAAAGCACATGATTTATATCTGTGATACGACATGTCTATGCATAGAAGCCAAAACTCGAGAAATGGAGAATAAGATCTACCTTCCTAAACTATCATCTACAAACGGAAAGATAGTGTTTTATTCGCTGGAAACATGCACGTTTCACACTTTTAA